One part of the Salinimonas iocasae genome encodes these proteins:
- a CDS encoding 3-phosphoshikimate 1-carboxyvinyltransferase: MYKIKHSGAQLPAVQRLLSKMPQDVADSFTEEQLESLAQSIGTARWKTHKLDWRVTIKLWRHRYYLVLLAGRNRRQPSRLHQTIGKTWLALMICIFLTISVLLGLVCLYVLKSALGINLFETFSLGIWH; the protein is encoded by the coding sequence GTGTACAAAATTAAGCATTCCGGTGCGCAATTACCGGCTGTGCAACGGCTGTTATCAAAGATGCCACAGGACGTTGCTGACAGCTTTACTGAAGAGCAGCTTGAAAGCCTGGCGCAAAGCATTGGCACTGCACGCTGGAAAACACACAAGTTAGACTGGCGTGTAACCATCAAGTTATGGCGACACCGGTATTATCTGGTATTACTGGCCGGACGTAATCGACGCCAGCCTTCCCGGTTACATCAAACTATCGGGAAGACCTGGCTGGCGTTGATGATTTGTATTTTTCTTACAATATCCGTGCTGTTGGGGCTGGTATGTTTGTATGTGCTGAAGTCTGCTCTGGGCATCAACCTTTTCGAGACATTTTCGCTGGGCATCTGGCACTGA
- a CDS encoding tyrosine-protein phosphatase, which produces MIDVHSHIIPGIDDGARTMEMALDMARQTVDAGVTHLVCTPHMHWGTFDNTKPVIKQGFDELVNEVDKAGIKLALSWAGEIRINEMVPIWFKEDKLPYLGTLDSKQVLLLEMPHSNMPAGLDQLFRWLRNAGVQPLVPHPERNRDIWKQPEKIQWLRNQGCLLQVTAGAFTGRFGDHVQRIAESMLENNQIDLVASDTHDTKRRPNEMGDAYKRVTALHSAEKAEQLFVQMPRKIVMSE; this is translated from the coding sequence ATGATCGACGTACACAGTCATATCATTCCCGGCATAGATGATGGCGCCAGAACAATGGAAATGGCCCTGGATATGGCCAGGCAAACTGTTGATGCTGGTGTCACGCACTTAGTCTGTACGCCCCACATGCACTGGGGGACGTTTGACAATACTAAGCCTGTCATCAAACAGGGTTTCGATGAACTGGTAAACGAAGTTGACAAAGCCGGTATTAAGCTGGCTTTGTCATGGGCCGGCGAAATTCGTATTAATGAGATGGTGCCAATCTGGTTTAAAGAAGACAAACTGCCTTATCTGGGTACTCTGGATAGCAAGCAGGTTTTACTTCTTGAAATGCCTCACAGTAATATGCCGGCCGGGCTCGACCAGCTTTTTCGCTGGTTACGAAATGCAGGCGTGCAGCCATTAGTGCCTCATCCTGAGCGAAACAGAGATATCTGGAAGCAGCCAGAGAAGATACAGTGGCTCAGAAACCAGGGCTGTTTACTGCAGGTCACTGCCGGTGCATTCACCGGCCGATTCGGAGACCATGTACAGCGGATTGCCGAGTCTATGCTGGAAAATAATCAGATAGATCTGGTTGCATCTGATACGCATGATACCAAACGCAGACCTAACGAAATGGGTGATGCCTATAAGCGTGTCACTGCGCTGCACTCAGCTGAGAAAGCAGAGCAGTTGTTCGTGCAAATGCCACGAAAAATTGTAATGAGTGAGTAA
- a CDS encoding GumC family protein, with protein sequence MSSKVRDQLQANILDDETIDFAHYWQVFKRYAGRIILLAVLFTVLVALIVMKMTPIYSATASLLIESQPANLMSIEEVYKSDTTRKDYMQTQYEIIQSRQVASRAVDELDLSNDPVFMPKSSGGFDIVKDVKQWIKSKLTFLPEKKKKTLTQTQRAEKRRQAAINKLMNSISVNLVNNTQVIEITAVSESPELAARIANAMGDVYVENYLQAKVDMTTKATSFLTESMEGLKDKLEEAERKLTEFYEENQLVNLSNGVVGLAAEELEELSDQLLDAQSTLKQNRTIYEQTQRNGADINALSRLPEVLNHPNIQSVRRQQSEAQSRVSELSKVFGPKHPKMVAAQAELSSVRDTLQTQIRDLISSITTQYRASQERVANLQEEVGQAKSEYRKLSGLENQRRALQREVDINQQLYSSMFTRLKETSEVGGFESANARILDPAVAPNNPSKPNRTLLIGAAFVISFGFGVFLAFVLEALNSGVRSVEDVEKKLGQRMLGLIPLIPQKRKETMPLRAFFDNKYHQFSEAVRTLRTSLSLTNLEKQNQAILVTSSVPKEGKSTVSTNLAFALGQLDKTILIDADLRRPSIGKRFNVPNYQPGLSNLTMKTHSLDECLVHDEQSGIDLICAGSIPSNPQELLAGEGFNALITYLKKHYKYVVVDTAPTQAVSDAMVVSKACDSVIYVVRADSTSEKMIQNGLGRFLQVGHRVDGVVLNQVDLRRSDVSERYGGFYDQYGYNAN encoded by the coding sequence ATGTCTAGTAAAGTGAGGGATCAGCTGCAAGCCAATATCCTCGATGATGAAACCATCGATTTTGCACACTATTGGCAGGTATTTAAGCGTTATGCTGGTCGAATCATTCTGCTTGCTGTGCTGTTCACCGTGCTGGTGGCGTTAATTGTAATGAAGATGACGCCAATTTACTCAGCGACAGCCAGTCTTTTAATTGAATCACAGCCAGCTAACCTGATGTCTATCGAGGAAGTGTATAAGTCCGACACGACCCGAAAAGACTACATGCAAACGCAGTACGAAATTATTCAGTCACGCCAGGTAGCATCCCGGGCGGTGGACGAGCTTGATTTGTCTAATGACCCAGTCTTCATGCCAAAATCGTCTGGCGGGTTTGATATTGTCAAAGATGTGAAGCAATGGATTAAGTCGAAGCTTACCTTCTTACCTGAAAAGAAAAAGAAAACGCTGACGCAAACGCAGCGAGCGGAGAAGCGCCGCCAGGCTGCCATTAATAAACTGATGAACTCCATTTCTGTTAATCTGGTGAACAATACGCAGGTCATCGAGATTACAGCAGTTAGCGAGTCGCCCGAACTGGCAGCACGCATCGCCAATGCTATGGGTGATGTTTACGTTGAAAACTATCTGCAGGCCAAGGTCGATATGACCACCAAAGCGACGTCATTTTTGACTGAAAGTATGGAAGGCCTGAAAGATAAACTGGAAGAGGCGGAACGCAAACTCACCGAATTTTACGAAGAAAACCAACTGGTCAATCTGAGTAACGGGGTTGTTGGTCTGGCAGCTGAAGAGCTTGAAGAATTGAGTGACCAGTTATTAGATGCGCAATCCACGTTGAAACAGAACCGGACGATTTATGAGCAGACTCAGCGTAACGGCGCTGATATCAATGCGCTGTCCCGGTTGCCTGAAGTGCTGAATCATCCCAATATTCAAAGTGTTCGCCGCCAGCAATCAGAAGCGCAGAGCCGGGTAAGTGAACTGAGTAAAGTGTTCGGACCTAAACACCCTAAGATGGTAGCTGCCCAGGCCGAGCTGTCTTCCGTACGCGATACGCTGCAAACGCAAATTCGTGATCTCATTTCCAGTATTACTACGCAATACCGGGCTTCCCAGGAACGTGTTGCCAATCTACAGGAAGAGGTGGGCCAGGCGAAATCGGAATACCGCAAGTTATCCGGGTTAGAGAACCAGCGTCGCGCCCTTCAGCGCGAGGTCGATATCAATCAGCAGCTGTACAGCTCTATGTTTACCCGCCTCAAGGAAACCAGCGAAGTCGGCGGCTTTGAATCAGCCAATGCAAGAATTCTGGATCCGGCGGTCGCGCCCAATAATCCCTCTAAACCAAATCGTACGTTGTTGATTGGCGCTGCATTTGTTATTAGTTTCGGTTTCGGTGTCTTTCTGGCCTTTGTGCTGGAAGCCCTTAACAGTGGCGTTCGTTCTGTGGAAGATGTGGAGAAAAAGCTGGGACAGCGTATGCTTGGGCTTATTCCGCTCATTCCACAAAAACGCAAAGAAACTATGCCGCTGCGTGCATTCTTTGACAATAAATACCATCAGTTCAGTGAAGCGGTGCGGACGTTGCGCACCAGCCTGTCGCTGACCAATCTTGAAAAGCAGAACCAGGCGATTCTGGTAACATCAAGTGTCCCCAAAGAAGGTAAGTCCACCGTGTCTACCAACCTGGCTTTTGCGCTGGGGCAACTGGACAAGACTATTTTAATTGACGCCGACCTGCGCCGTCCTTCAATTGGTAAGCGTTTTAATGTGCCAAATTATCAGCCCGGGCTATCTAACCTGACAATGAAGACCCACTCGTTGGATGAATGTCTGGTACACGACGAGCAGTCTGGTATTGATTTGATTTGCGCGGGCAGTATCCCGTCTAATCCGCAGGAACTGTTGGCCGGTGAAGGGTTTAACGCACTTATCACTTATCTGAAAAAACATTATAAGTATGTAGTGGTTGATACAGCACCCACACAGGCAGTGAGTGATGCGATGGTGGTATCTAAAGCCTGTGACTCTGTGATATACGTGGTTCGCGCAGACAGCACCAGTGAGAAGATGATTCAAAATGGACTGGGGCGCTTCCTGCAAGTCGGGCACCGGGTTGATGGCGTTGTTCTTAACCAGGTCGATCTGCGTCGTTCGGACGTTTCTGAACGATACGGCGGTTTTTATGACCAGTACGGCTATAATGCTAACTAA
- a CDS encoding polysaccharide biosynthesis/export family protein encodes MEKSVRYVLTFVLLLFVCNAAAQEGNVNMSQYRLGVGDKILIKVFGQSDLSMETRIPDVGKINYPFLGDLKLVGLTLSEVESLIYDGLEGDYLINPSIAVSIVEYRPFFIDGEVKSPGGYPYQPGLSVNKAAALAGGYTERASRSDIQIIREKNGQQRTIEVDVGHLIQPGDIITVPQRFF; translated from the coding sequence ATGGAGAAAAGCGTGAGGTATGTGCTGACATTCGTGTTGTTGTTGTTCGTTTGTAACGCAGCAGCACAAGAGGGGAACGTGAACATGAGTCAGTACCGGCTGGGTGTCGGTGACAAAATCCTGATTAAAGTTTTTGGTCAGAGTGACTTGTCCATGGAAACCCGAATCCCTGACGTTGGCAAAATTAATTACCCGTTTCTGGGCGACCTGAAACTGGTTGGCCTCACGCTTTCTGAAGTTGAAAGTCTGATCTACGATGGTTTGGAAGGCGACTATCTGATAAACCCTTCCATTGCGGTATCCATTGTTGAATATCGCCCGTTCTTTATCGACGGAGAGGTAAAAAGTCCTGGCGGGTACCCCTACCAGCCTGGTTTATCGGTCAATAAAGCGGCTGCTTTGGCCGGCGGTTACACAGAGCGTGCGTCGCGCTCAGACATCCAGATAATTCGTGAAAAAAATGGTCAGCAACGCACCATAGAGGTGGATGTTGGTCATCTGATCCAACCCGGCGATATTATCACCGTACCACAGCGCTTCTTCTGA